GTGAAAACGCCAAAACTGATTTGATTGGATTTTGAAAATGAAACGTGCATAAATTATAATGTCTAAAAATTTATGGTTGGTTATAAACCGAATGCTGATTCAATTAGTTTTGTCCCGTTTATAGATGGATTTGGTTCggaaaaatcaaatgaaatcgATGGTTTCAATTTCTATGAAACGGAAATCGATGAATCGACGATCATCTGTATTTGTGACCGATTATAGAACAAAATACAAGAGAGGTGGTAGTGATAAAAGCATGGAAAGATGAAANCATGAAGACAATGACATGAAATAATTGAAGGGGGGGGGCACTTGAAATGCATATGGTGGCCAAATTGAGGTGGCTTGGCCGGCCTGGGTTGGCTGGAGCCACATGGGAGAGGTGGTCCAAACAGGATACGCCCTTTCGAAGCATGACACGTGTCGAAAGAAAAGATAAGTGCCAGACTTAAGGCTAATTAAAAGATAGCTTGAGGATGATGTGatcaaattaattatcaaaagtGGTCATCTTCATTTAATATAACTTGAAATGTATTGAAAAATCGAAGACTTGGACATGGGCTTGATTAAAGTCAATCACAGTCCGCATCTTCAATGGAGCTCTTATGGATCTAGCTTTGGACTATATTTGGATGGAGAAGGGTCCATCATCGGCCCAAGAAGAATTGTTGGGCTTAAATTAATGAGGTGGTGTTTGtttgggaatttgagtgaagaagTAAGTGTTTTACTAACTTTAAAATCTACTAGTACTCCTGTAAGTCTTGGGtgtttttataattcatttttttaacaaaaacaaaaaaaacattaaaattaaaaaaatgagcgTTCTCGTGAATAAATATTCATCAAAACATAATAGACAcatcaattttattaatttacaaAGAAAAgtgatattttcataaataaaaaaacaccaAATGACATAAAATGAATGTTAATATGATAAATAAGAAAACTAATGACTAAAAAAGAGGTGGTCATATAAAATGGCTAATTTGccttaattttgattttgttggGAATTAAGTCAGGATATAATCGTAATTTTATCTCAAGCTTaatcaattattaattttaaaacatttaattaaaggGTCTCAACTATATTAAGATAGTAAGATTTTCATCTATAGCTTGAAATAATATTATCTCCTATTATTCCTAACAAgtataaaattcacaaatagtTTTTCAAATTGCTTTTAAGTTACTAAATTTTCGCCTTCATTATCAGGGATTAAttgaaaggaatgaacagaaattcacatataatatattatataatcacatatgatatattatataatcGGCCTGCTATTTCATCAGAAGATATAAttcattatataataataaaattaatatactgCATATTAAGATATATAACATCAGAAGTTGCAATATTAATATTGTTCATTGGATATTACGTggaaaaatacacaaaaatatataatgtgGTAATGATAATACCAATAAATATACCGaacaataaatattattaacagtaAACAACATCTCAATCTTTAAGGAAAAACTTTTACATGCAGTAGTACTACTACGGGGAACACTGCATAACAATCCAATTAGACAACTAAATATAAACAGattcctatatatatatatatatattggataAATCAGTGGGTATTCAAAACAACATGATAGAAAGCGTAGCAGATGGAGTGCAAAAGTCAAAATTATAACATTTATCAGATTAGGATGTAGAAGAAGGACAAAAGTTGACACATGAATCAATGTAAATAACCAGACAAGAAGCATAATGATAAGACAATACCACACAAACATTATATTTGTCAAAGTGAAAGAATAAAAAGAACATAATAAATCTTGAAGATGATGAAAAACTATGTGATTATGCTAAAAGGTGAAagaaaatgcaatttttttcaAGCAATAAATTCTGTGAATAttaattaagatttaaaaaaagaGCGTCTGAAGAAAAGGAGGtgatttcaaagaaaaaaattattattgtacatatttattatatgagcatgatattatttcatttttttaatttattctttatgttTAGTTCGATTATTAtcgtatttatattttatatgaacaTGATGTCTTTTTAGTTTTTGATTTTATATCCCTTATGTTTAGTTTTAAAACATTGTCTATGAATATTTtcgattattaatatttatttgatatttgtaAACATATACTTAATGGGTTTTacggatctttatttgtgaaacagatcaattttgcacatatttataataaaaaataatatttttgatatcgTGAGTGATCTAAATAAAAGATATGTTATCGTTTCACGAGAGtttttttgtgttaattttAAGTTGATGCGCGCACACTTTACTAGTTTAATGAAAGAGATGAGCCGATCCCATGTGACTCAATCTTAAGAAGCTAAGTTTGGTAATGAAAagtcaacaaaagaaaagaacacTATGAAGGCCCCCTTTCAGTTTCCCGAGACGACGCTTTCTCTAACCGGAGATGTCCACGTCAACAAACATATAAAATCTTGAAATCGAAACCCCTTTGGCTTGtcatacaaatataaatattattcgaAAAAGGTCTGTGAAATCATGGCAACAAATGTTTCTTTTTGTTATTATATCTTAAACATTagtgtttggaaaaaaaaaaagctttatCGGGCGGGTGATTTGTTATACTTGGACTCGAACACCGGACCTCTCGGACCTGGTGTCAAGTGAACCACGCGCCATCATCTAAAAGTTCACATATTTTGGCTTAAAATGCTTGACAAGTAGTACTCGTCGTCTCGTTTGTTCTTTGTTTAAACTAGAGCTCTTCCTAATCATCTGCTTTAAATCAAGAAAACGATGATGCGTTCCCATACTTCAATTCTCTTGTTGTTCTTCTGTGAAATGGGATATATTTTTGGTCAACTCTCGGATTTGGATGATTAATTTTGATCTGGGGTTAATCAGgttctttgaaaattttcagaTTGTTAATCTGTTTAAGGTAAAATAGCTTTTGCCACTTAAACACGTTCTTTCACTTTTGTTATTCTATTTTTCTTGTCCCTTTCGAGTTCTTGTTAATGGTGTCGTCGATAAGAATGAGCTAGCCCACCAATCTTGAATCATAAATCTCCATATTTTGATGATCAGATGAGTAAAAGTTTGAACTTTTCATTGTGGGATCTCTGTATTATTGAACAGCCACGAATTATTGTGTCTGATTTATCTTTCTTAACGGATGAGACTGACATTTGATTGGAATTCATCGAGTTCAAATTATTGCAGCAGCAATTTGGATCGATTAAGGTTATATGTATgcatttcttttcttcttcttttctccACGATCATGTTCAGTTGATATCTGATTGAAGATTAACAATACCTTTTACTTTCAAGCGTCTTCTAATCTACCTTATCGATTTCGAGATATTAACTATGAAATTTGGGACCCCTATTATGAGAAAATGGTCGTGTTTGCATGAATGGGATGGAGTTGGTCCCCatcaataagaaaaaaaattcaattttatgtataattttcagaaaattataggTTCCAACAAATGTGTCATAAAGTCAGCTTATTGAACTAAATTGTGGGTCGTTTTGTTTGTATTGTGTCGGTCTGCAGGGTAAACGTGCTTTACGCAATGGGTTGGCTAACCAAGATTTTCAAAGGTTCCAACCACAAAATATTAGGTGGCCAATATAGAGGGAGATATGAAGATGATACGATTTGGGAAGTTCCTACTACTTCAGAGGTATTCGTTACTCTGTCATCGTTGATCATTGCTGGTTTTGATTCCTTTCCAGCTTTAGAAACTGAATTTTCATAATGAATCTGATTTACAGGAGACAAGGCCAGATTTTGACAGAGAAGAAATCGATCGAGCCATAGCACTTTCCATTTCTGAAGTAGATGAGAAAGAGAAAAAACCAATAGGTATAAATCAAGAACCAATTGCAAGATATTTCTTTAGAATGCTGTGATATTCTTGCTAATTTATCAAACCATGCTGATTGTTAGACAAAGAATCTGATTTGGAAGAAGATGAACAGCTAGCTAAGGCAATTCAAGAAAGTTTGAATGTGAAATCTCCACCTCAATCACCCTCTCGAGCCCCTCCCACTCGGCAACCTGTATATGATCATGGCAGTTTCTTGCCCCATAATGTATTTCAATATCCTTTAGGACGCAGGTAACTGGCGTACTAGTTGgaattttattttcgttttcttATTCTCTCTTTTTTCGAACCAACAGTTTCTGTTTTAAGCAGAATCTGTAGTGGTTGCAAGAGTGAAATTGGCAATGACAGATTTTTTAGTGGCATGGGGGCCTTCTGGCATCCAGAATGTTTTCGTTGTCATGCTTGTAATCAACCTATTTCAGATCATGAGGTtctgaaattattgttttgtaCTAATGTCTTTTCTGATTTTCAGACACCTATGGTTCTGCAAAAACTAATTGTTTTTCTTATTTATGTTTCAGTTTTCGATGTCCGATGGTCGACCTTACCATAAATCCTGCTATAAGGATCTGTATCACCCCAAGTGCGATGTTTGTAAACAATTTGTAAGAGTTGAAGCATTTCCATAGAGCAATAGTATAGTAAATGTCATAATATTTCTCAGATATTTCACGTTCATTACCTGGAATTTGGTGTTTCTTCTTTTCTAATATAGATCCCAAGCAATGCCTCTGGAGAAATTGCGTATAGAGAGCATCCTTTCTGGCATCAAAAGTATTGCCCGTCTCATGAGAATGATGGGACACCTCGATGCTGCAGCTGCGAAAGAATGGAGGTGAGGATAGATATACACATTATATTATCTGAATAAGCAGGAAAATTTATCGAAGACTATCTATTGATCCTGACTTGTTGGGGCCTAGATATGATCAAGTACGCAATTTACGTGGTGTACTGATGGAAAAATGTCGTTCTCGCAGCAGGTGGATTGTAGATATTTGATTCTTGATGATGGAAGGAAGCTATGTTTGGAGTGTTTAGACTCTTCGATAATGGACACACACGAGTGCCAACCTCTGTACCTCGAAATCCAAGAATTTTATGAAGGTTTAAACATGAAGGTGGAGCAGCAAATTACAATGCTCTTGGTCGAGAGACAGGCACTAAATGAGGCCATGGAGGGAGAGAAAATCGTAAGTGGGTTACTTTTGGATAGTGTTAACTTTCCAAAGttgaaatgtttttttataaatcaagtaatttttgtatcatttgtAATGTTATTTAGGGTCACCACCACATGCCCGAGACTAGAGGTCTTTGTCTGTCAGAAGAGCAAACCATTCGCACGGTACGGACATCCATCTTGATTATGATTCTCGAGTGATATTGAAGTTTACTCTTACACTTCTACCAACTTTTACAGATTTTGAGGCGGCCGAGAATTGGTGGATATCGAATAATAGACATGTTCACCGAACCTTATAGGCTGATTCGTCGATGTGAAGTGACTGCAATCCTTGTCTTGTTTGGGCTTCCTAGGTAAGATTTATGTTTTCTTCTGTTTCTGATTCGGCTAATTCATTGGCTGATTAAGAAAAACATGTTACGTATTCAGGTTAATGACTGGATCCATCCTTGCTCACGAAATGATGCATGCTTGGCTTCGACTCAAAGGTTCTTGATTTCTTTTTCTGCCATGCAGCCAGTTTTTGTATCGAGTTCCGTCTCTCAAAACTGGTTTTCTTTCAGGTTATCCGAGTCTGAGTCCAGACGTTGAAGAAGGTATCTGCCAAGTGCTGGCTCATATGTGGTTAGATTCCGAAATTATTCCTGGTTTAAGTAATGACGAACCTTCcacttcatcttcatcttcattaCCATCTGGTTCTTCGAAGAAGGGGAAACGATCCCAGTTCGAGAAAAAACTCGGTGGATATTTCAAAGACCAGATTGAATCGAACCCTTCGGTAGCATACGGAGATGGTTTCAGACAAGGCAACAAGGCAGTGCTGGAGTTCGGTCTAAAGAGGACTCTTGATCACATTAAGCTTACAGGAAGTTTTCCCTGTTGACTTTCAGTGAAATTCTCCTCGTAagtaagaaagaaagaaagaaagaagaaaagttAGAAGCAAAAAGAGAAAATGAAAATACAATGTAATGTACTGATCTGAGTCTTACATATTTTATGTCACATAATTGTGtatgaaatcttaaattttttttttgttgatttagAATATCAAGTACAAACTtggaaatatatgaaaaaatggCATCTTCTGTTTGCCTGTTCTATTAGATTCTCATGCAGAAGAACAAAATGATAGTGATTGTCATAATTC
This window of the Primulina huaijiensis isolate GDHJ02 chromosome 3, ASM1229523v2, whole genome shotgun sequence genome carries:
- the LOC140974402 gene encoding protein DA1-related 1-like isoform X3, yielding MRLTFDWNSSSSNYCSSNLDRLRVNVLYAMGWLTKIFKGSNHKILGGQYRGRYEDDTIWEVPTTSEETRPDFDREEIDRAIALSISEVDEKEKKPIDKESDLEEDEQLAKAIQESLNVKSPPQSPSRAPPTRQPVYDHGSFLPHNVFQYPLGRSRICSGCKSEIGNDRFFSGMGAFWHPECFRCHACNQPISDHEFSMSDGRPYHKSCYKDLYHPKCDVCKQFIPSNASGEIAYREHPFWHQKYCPSHENDGTPRCCSCERMEVDCRYLILDDGRKLCLECLDSSIMDTHECQPLYLEIQEFYEGLNMKVEQQITMLLVERQALNEAMEGEKIGHHHMPETRGLCLSEEQTIRTILRRPRIGGYRIIDMFTEPYRLIRRCEVTAILVLFGLPRLMTGSILAHEMMHAWLRLKGYPSLSPDVEEGICQVLAHMWLDSEIIPGLSNDEPSTSSSSSLPSGSSKKGKRSQFEKKLGGYFKDQIESNPSVAYGDGFRQGNKAVLEFGLKRTLDHIKLTGSFPC
- the LOC140974402 gene encoding protein DA1-related 1-like isoform X1; translated protein: MRLTFDWNSSSSNYCSSNLDRLRVNVLYAMGWLTKIFKGSNHKILGGQYRGRYEDDTIWEVPTTSEETRPDFDREEIDRAIALSISEVDEKEKKPIDKESDLEEDEQLAKAIQESLNVKSPPQSPSRAPPTRQPVYDHGSFLPHNVFQYPLGRSRICSGCKSEIGNDRFFSGMGAFWHPECFRCHACNQPISDHEFSMSDGRPYHKSCYKDLYHPKCDVCKQFIPSNASGEIAYREHPFWHQKYCPSHENDGTPRCCSCERMEQVDCRYLILDDGRKLCLECLDSSIMDTHECQPLYLEIQEFYEGLNMKVEQQITMLLVERQALNEAMEGEKIGHHHMPETRGLCLSEEQTIRTILRRPRIGGYRIIDMFTEPYRLIRRCEVTAILVLFGLPRLMTGSILAHEMMHAWLRLKGYPSLSPDVEEGICQVLAHMWLDSEIIPGLSNDEPSTSSSSSLPSGSSKKGKRSQFEKKLGGYFKDQIESNPSVAYGDGFRQGNKAVLEFGLKRTLDHIKLTGSFPC
- the LOC140974402 gene encoding protein DA1-related 1-like isoform X2 gives rise to the protein MRLTFDWNSSSSNYCSSNLDRLRVNVLYAMGWLTKIFKGSNHKILGGQYRGRYEDDTIWEVPTTSEETRPDFDREEIDRAIALSISEVDEKEKKPIDKESDLEEDEQLAKAIQESLNVKSPPQSPSRAPPTRQPVYDHGSFLPHNVFQYPLGRRICSGCKSEIGNDRFFSGMGAFWHPECFRCHACNQPISDHEFSMSDGRPYHKSCYKDLYHPKCDVCKQFIPSNASGEIAYREHPFWHQKYCPSHENDGTPRCCSCERMEQVDCRYLILDDGRKLCLECLDSSIMDTHECQPLYLEIQEFYEGLNMKVEQQITMLLVERQALNEAMEGEKIGHHHMPETRGLCLSEEQTIRTILRRPRIGGYRIIDMFTEPYRLIRRCEVTAILVLFGLPRLMTGSILAHEMMHAWLRLKGYPSLSPDVEEGICQVLAHMWLDSEIIPGLSNDEPSTSSSSSLPSGSSKKGKRSQFEKKLGGYFKDQIESNPSVAYGDGFRQGNKAVLEFGLKRTLDHIKLTGSFPC